From a region of the Ascochyta rabiei chromosome 22, complete sequence genome:
- a CDS encoding Acetate kinase: MPEIILSINAGSSSVKISVYKTPEDGTSTPTQLAEASIEGLTAPPAKLKYTRGDEQVKGKELKDITSQEDAFRYILDHLTQDSGLPELNKKEDIHFTCHRVVHGGDYPRSQVIDSATYHHIEELSDLAPLHNAPALSIVRAVTQILPHAKNIAYFDSSFHSTLPEHVSTYPIDPGTAQKNKLRKYGFHGISYAFIVRAVSAHLCKPARDLNMIALHLGSGASACCIRAGSSIDTSMGLTPLAGLPGATRSGSIDPSLMFHFTHSAGKPSHSSGTKLHITQAEEILNKKSGWAALTGTTDFGKISASERKEDRLAFDIFVDRIGNYVAPYFAKLDGKVDALVFAGGIGEKGERLRKEVVRGVRCLGFEVDDEKNGQSVQDVVTDISGKNARYKTLVCQTDEQLEMARGVLDDKDRFVGKE, from the coding sequence ATGCCTGAGATCATCCTCTCCATCAACGCCGGCTCCTCGAGCGTCAAGATCTCCGTTTACAAAACCCCAGAAGACGGCACCTCAACGCCAACCCAGCTAGCCGAGGCCTCGATCGAAGGCCTAACCGCACCGCCGGCAAAGCTCAAATACACGCGCGGCGACGAGCAAGTCAAGGGCAAGGAGCTCAAAGACATAACCTCTCAGGAAGACGCCTTTCGCTACATCCTCGACCACCTGACGCAAGACAGCGGGTTGCCAGAGCTGAACAAAAAGGAGGACATTCACTTCACGTGCCACCGCGTCGTGCACGGGGGGGACTACCCACGCAGCCAGGTCATCGACTCAGCAACGTACCACCACATCGAAGAGCTGAGCGACCTAGCCCCACTGCACAACGCGCCAGCGCTGAGCATCGTGCGCGCCGTGACGCAAATCCTGCCGCACGCAAAGAACATTGCGTACTTCGACTCGTCGTTCCACAGCACGCTGCCCGAGCACGTGAGCACGTACCCGATCGACCCGGGCACGGCGCAGAAGAACAAGCTGCGAAAGTACGGCTTCCACGGCATCAGCTACGCATTCATCGTGCGCGCCGTAAGCGCGCACCTCTGCAAGCCCGCCCGCGACCTGAACATGATCGCGCTGCACCTCGGCTCCGGCGCAAGCGCGTGCTGCATCCGCGCCGGCTCCAGCATCGACACCTCCATGGGACTCACCCCCCTAGCTGGCCTCCCCGGCGCAACGCGCAGCGGCAGCATCGATCCCAGCCTGATGTTCCACTTCACGCACAGCGCGGGAAAGCCGAGTCACAGCTCAGGCACAAAGTTGCACATCACGCAGGCCGAGGAGATCCTGAACAAGAAGAGCGGGTGGGCGGCGCTCACGGGGACTACGGATTTCGGCAAGATTAGCGCGAGTGAGCGTAAGGAGGATCGGCTGGCGTTTGACATCTTTGTGGACCGGATTGGGAATTATGTTGCGCCGTACTTTGCAAAGTTGGATGGCAAGGTCGATGCGTTGGTGTTTGCCGGGGGCATTGGCGAGAAGGGGGAGAGGCTGAGGAAGGAGGTGGTGAGAGGCGTGaggtgcttggggtttgaAGTGGACGACGAGAAGAATGGGCAGTCGGTGCAGGATGTCGTGACGGATATCAGTGGGAAGAACGCTAGGTATAAGACGCTGGTGTGCCAGACAGACGAGCAGCTGGAGATGGCGAGAGGAGTGTTGGACGATAAGGATCGATTCGTGGGGAAGGAGTAG